A part of Cystobacter ferrugineus genomic DNA contains:
- the gstA gene encoding glutathione transferase GstA: MKLYYTPGACSLSPHIVLLEAGQTFDIEKVDLRTKKTESGKDYFSVNSNGYVPALQLDDGSVLTEGPAIVQYIADKAPQAKLAPANGTLERYKLQEALNFIGTELHKSLGSLFNPAFPEEARTIAKGNIDKRLTAVNERLSKQSFFLGEQFTVADAYLFTVLSWTGNLGIDVSKFPAIQAYQARVAARPQVQAALKAEGLVK, encoded by the coding sequence ATGAAGCTCTACTACACGCCTGGTGCTTGTTCGCTGTCGCCCCACATCGTCCTGCTCGAGGCGGGTCAGACCTTCGACATCGAGAAGGTCGACCTGCGCACCAAGAAGACCGAGAGCGGCAAGGACTACTTCAGCGTCAACTCCAACGGCTACGTGCCCGCCCTGCAGCTCGATGACGGCAGCGTCCTCACCGAGGGCCCGGCCATCGTGCAGTACATCGCCGACAAGGCGCCCCAGGCCAAGCTCGCGCCGGCCAACGGCACGCTGGAGCGCTACAAGCTGCAGGAGGCGCTCAATTTCATCGGCACCGAGCTGCACAAGAGCCTCGGCTCGCTCTTCAATCCCGCCTTCCCCGAGGAGGCCCGGACGATCGCGAAGGGCAACATCGACAAGCGCCTGACCGCGGTGAACGAGCGGCTGTCCAAGCAGTCCTTCTTCCTCGGCGAGCAGTTCACCGTCGCCGACGCCTACCTCTTCACCGTGCTGAGCTGGACCGGGAACCTGGGCATCGACGTGAGCAAGTTCCCGGCGATCCAGGCCTACCAGGCGCGCGTGGCCGCGCGCCCCCAGGTGCAGGCCGCTCTGAAGGCCGAAGGCCTGGTGAAGTAA